One window of uncultured Methanoregula sp. genomic DNA carries:
- a CDS encoding MFS transporter: MKHTITGLAAAHMVTDIYMPVLPAILPLLVLNNGYSYLAAGLLVTAYNITSSFTQPVIGWLSDTRGLTISVSLSLLVSAVFVSLIGVAHNYYMIMVFAIIAALGHACFHPTALSRVSRMCTSENRGKITSYFVVGGNLGYAIGPVLAGVLVFAFGLPGLLLLVIPAIIMVFVLRVILPGGIAGAAGHLPKPVAVPGEVHSKWPFVILMAASILRAWAVFAAITFLPMYLVSQGYDLVTTSFVMTLMLLTGVAGQVMGGRISDRIGRKEFMVFSLVGAIPFFYLFFMSTGILAIIAILIFGFFLWSTFAVAIAMSHELLPQNVGLASGMMLGLAIGVGGLGVAVNGMIADHYSLATALGTIPVPIAVAVILMAVLPYPWKSLRKTKSGTGQS; this comes from the coding sequence GTGAAACATACCATTACCGGTCTTGCTGCAGCCCACATGGTCACGGACATCTACATGCCGGTGCTCCCTGCAATCCTGCCGCTCCTTGTCCTGAACAACGGGTATTCCTACCTTGCAGCGGGATTGCTGGTAACTGCCTATAACATCACCTCGTCTTTTACCCAGCCGGTCATCGGCTGGCTCTCGGATACCCGGGGGCTGACAATCAGCGTGAGCTTAAGCCTGCTTGTCAGTGCAGTCTTTGTCTCCCTCATAGGCGTTGCCCATAATTACTATATGATCATGGTATTCGCAATCATTGCTGCACTCGGACATGCCTGTTTCCACCCGACCGCACTCAGCCGGGTCAGCCGGATGTGCACGAGCGAAAACCGGGGGAAAATCACGTCGTATTTCGTGGTTGGCGGCAATCTCGGCTATGCCATAGGGCCGGTCCTTGCCGGGGTCCTGGTCTTTGCATTCGGCCTGCCGGGACTCCTGCTTCTTGTCATCCCGGCAATCATCATGGTCTTTGTCCTCAGGGTTATCCTCCCGGGGGGCATTGCAGGGGCAGCCGGGCACCTGCCAAAACCGGTGGCGGTACCGGGAGAGGTGCACTCGAAATGGCCATTTGTCATCCTCATGGCAGCCTCGATTCTCCGGGCCTGGGCGGTCTTTGCTGCCATCACGTTCCTCCCGATGTACCTGGTCTCGCAGGGCTATGACCTCGTCACGACAAGTTTCGTCATGACCCTGATGCTCCTCACCGGGGTGGCCGGGCAGGTCATGGGTGGGCGCATCTCGGACAGGATCGGCAGGAAGGAGTTCATGGTCTTCAGCCTCGTTGGCGCGATCCCGTTCTTCTACCTCTTCTTCATGAGTACCGGGATCCTTGCGATCATCGCGATCCTTATCTTCGGGTTCTTCCTCTGGTCCACGTTTGCCGTGGCAATTGCCATGTCTCACGAGCTCCTGCCGCAGAACGTCGGGCTTGCCTCAGGAATGATGCTTGGGCTTGCCATCGGGGTCGGCGGTCTCGGGGTTGCCGTCAATGGTATGATCGCCGATCACTACTCGCTGGCCACGGCTCTCGGAACCATCCCTGTCCCAATCGCGGTCGCGGTCATCCTGATGGCCGTACTGCCCTACCCGTGGAAATCGCTCCGGAAGACAAAGTCCGGGACAGGGCAAAGCTGA
- a CDS encoding TylF/MycF/NovP-related O-methyltransferase, which yields MSLFPKKRIYSAFDTIVPSKYLLKFRKFIFFEPTMGHDIANRGRLSHYGCAERKEFAKALKKIRAESDLLLEDIEAYHIHMAVKRTRKVPGDIAEVGVYRGGSAKIICLSKGDRPLHLFDTFEGLPKVDEIDMVWPFYEGKFAASFDGVKKYLGDNPNVHFYKGIFPGTSDPVKDKTFSLVNLDVDCYESTKLCLEFFYPRMSPGGILISHDYITAPGVKKAFDDFFEGRTEPVLETAGSQCLVVKV from the coding sequence ATGAGCCTGTTTCCCAAGAAGCGTATTTACTCGGCTTTCGACACCATTGTCCCGAGCAAATACCTCCTCAAATTCCGGAAATTTATTTTTTTTGAGCCCACGATGGGGCACGATATCGCAAACCGGGGACGGCTTTCTCACTATGGCTGTGCAGAACGCAAGGAGTTTGCCAAGGCCTTAAAGAAGATCCGGGCCGAATCCGATCTCCTTCTCGAAGATATCGAGGCCTACCACATCCACATGGCCGTCAAGCGCACCCGGAAGGTACCCGGCGATATCGCCGAGGTCGGGGTGTACCGGGGAGGATCGGCGAAGATCATCTGCCTCTCGAAAGGCGACCGGCCCCTCCACCTCTTCGACACGTTCGAAGGCCTGCCCAAGGTCGATGAGATCGATATGGTCTGGCCATTCTACGAAGGAAAATTCGCAGCGTCCTTTGATGGCGTGAAGAAATATCTCGGGGACAACCCGAATGTCCATTTCTACAAGGGGATCTTCCCGGGAACATCTGACCCGGTCAAGGACAAGACCTTCTCGCTCGTGAACCTTGATGTGGATTGTTACGAGAGCACAAAGCTGTGCCTTGAATTTTTCTACCCCAGGATGAGCCCCGGTGGCATCCTCATCTCCCACGACTACATCACGGCGCCCGGCGTCAAAAAGGCGTTCGATGATTTCTTCGAAGGAAGAACGGAACCCGTGCTGGAAACCGCAGGATCCCAGTGTCTTGTAGTAAAAGTGTAA
- a CDS encoding DUF6159 family protein, with the protein MFESIGRSFALVKTSWSILMQDKKLLAFPLLSGIISLIVFATFLIPLFFAGSLDTEAPGGSLVFYVGLFLFYLVSYFVVIFFNTALILCVNARLNGREMSVGEGLSASLKHFPSILAWALISATVGLLLQVLAEKAGFIGEIAAAFIGGAWGLVTFFVVPVLMLEEKGVVDSMKESFALIKKTWGESIVGAGSIMIVFVLIGLVGFVLMLAAMMFLGNPMVFFAALFLFIILVIVLGVVASAMQGIYLTALYQYAKTGTVPSAFDRDLIANAFVAKQGSQQGNI; encoded by the coding sequence ATGTTTGAGAGTATTGGCCGAAGCTTCGCGCTCGTCAAAACCAGCTGGAGCATCCTGATGCAGGACAAGAAACTGCTCGCGTTCCCGCTGTTGTCCGGGATCATTTCCCTGATTGTTTTCGCAACGTTCCTCATCCCCCTGTTCTTTGCAGGGAGCCTGGATACCGAAGCGCCGGGCGGATCACTCGTCTTCTATGTCGGATTGTTCCTCTTCTATCTCGTCAGTTACTTTGTCGTGATCTTCTTCAACACCGCGCTCATCCTGTGCGTGAATGCCCGACTGAATGGCAGGGAAATGAGTGTCGGGGAGGGGTTATCCGCGTCCCTGAAGCACTTCCCTTCGATTCTTGCCTGGGCCCTCATCTCGGCAACGGTCGGACTCCTGCTCCAGGTCCTTGCGGAAAAAGCAGGCTTCATCGGCGAGATAGCCGCAGCATTCATCGGCGGTGCGTGGGGACTTGTTACCTTCTTTGTGGTACCGGTCCTCATGCTTGAAGAAAAGGGCGTTGTGGATTCGATGAAAGAATCCTTTGCGCTCATCAAAAAGACCTGGGGCGAGAGCATTGTCGGAGCCGGCTCCATCATGATCGTCTTTGTGCTCATCGGCCTCGTCGGCTTTGTACTGATGCTGGCGGCCATGATGTTCCTTGGCAACCCCATGGTCTTCTTCGCGGCCCTCTTCCTCTTCATCATCCTTGTCATCGTCCTTGGCGTTGTCGCATCGGCAATGCAGGGTATCTACCTTACAGCCCTGTACCAGTACGCAAAGACCGGCACCGTTCCCTCGGCATTCGACCGCGACCTGATCGCCAATGCGTTTGTCGCAAAGCAGGGATCCCAGCAGGGCAATATCTGA
- a CDS encoding alpha/beta hydrolase translates to MIQESPEELFALIRDHAPDSKAPLPASREDLSAFYKEMQEDVVNEGNHKIGKVKITDVVSGYWITLPDSIMDRVILFFHGGGFTHGSTEDHLGLCIRLARAAKAPVFSVDYRLSPEHPFPAALEDALAAYRYLVSNGFPPHRILPAGISVGGTLVLSILLSIRDEGRPLPLAGVCMSPAVDMQFTGESISKNSDRDWITPARLQSIEKAYLAGHDPRDSLASPIHARMKGLPRLYIQMGTHELLLSDIGKFVDKARWAGVPVQAELWEGMFHSWQIFAGQVPEGKEAIDQAGAFIQSILAR, encoded by the coding sequence ATGATCCAGGAATCTCCCGAAGAACTTTTCGCCCTCATACGGGATCATGCTCCCGATTCAAAGGCGCCCCTCCCCGCCTCCCGGGAGGATCTCTCTGCATTCTACAAGGAAATGCAGGAAGATGTTGTGAATGAGGGTAACCACAAAATCGGGAAGGTCAAAATAACGGATGTTGTTTCCGGCTACTGGATTACCCTGCCGGACTCAATAATGGACCGGGTGATTCTTTTCTTCCACGGTGGCGGGTTCACCCATGGATCCACCGAAGACCACCTGGGGCTCTGCATCCGGCTTGCCCGGGCAGCCAAAGCCCCGGTCTTTTCCGTGGATTACCGGCTCAGCCCCGAACACCCCTTTCCCGCGGCCCTGGAAGATGCCCTGGCAGCGTACCGCTACCTGGTATCCAACGGTTTTCCCCCCCACCGGATCCTCCCTGCCGGCATATCTGTTGGGGGAACCCTTGTTCTCTCCATACTCCTGTCCATCCGCGATGAGGGCAGGCCCCTGCCTCTTGCCGGCGTCTGTATGTCCCCGGCTGTTGATATGCAGTTTACAGGAGAATCCATATCCAAGAACAGTGACCGGGACTGGATCACCCCGGCACGTCTCCAGTCAATCGAGAAAGCCTATCTCGCAGGTCACGATCCCCGCGACTCCCTCGCGTCTCCGATACATGCCCGGATGAAGGGCCTCCCGCGCCTCTATATTCAGATGGGGACCCACGAGCTCCTCCTCTCCGATATCGGGAAGTTCGTGGACAAGGCCCGATGGGCAGGTGTCCCGGTCCAGGCCGAGCTCTGGGAAGGTATGTTCCACAGCTGGCAGATCTTTGCTGGCCAGGTTCCCGAAGGAAAGGAAGCTATCGACCAAGCCGGTGCATTCATCCAGAGCATACTCGCCCGATAG
- a CDS encoding MFS transporter: MDPGTGSAGERAVRKVTMRLLPFLFILYVIAFLDRVNFGYAALEMNSALSLSPEVFGLLSGLFFIGYLIFEIPSNMILHKIGARVWIARIMISWGIVVIVTAAATDAFQLGILRFVLGIAEAGFFPGLILYITLWFRERELARAVALFMAALAVSNIIGAPVSTWILDNISWLGIAGWRWLFVLEGIPAVILGIVTWFYLTDRPSDATWLADDEKAWLTGELDRERMERIRKGAHTTFRAVITDRTVWHLGLVYSLVTIGLYGLGFWMPQIIRSLNPDFSNFEIGLWMMIPFIAAFICMILWSRHSDRQNERRWHTALPPLAGGCALAGAGLVSSSNPFLAFGLLVIATVGIYCFFGPFWTLPSVFLTGAAAAIGIAVVNSIGNIGGFVGPSLMGGIVGITGSTESGLVIIGACLVLCSILTLLVRRQPAE; the protein is encoded by the coding sequence ATGGACCCGGGTACAGGTTCGGCAGGAGAGCGGGCAGTCCGGAAAGTGACCATGCGGCTCCTCCCGTTCCTCTTCATTCTCTATGTCATCGCATTTCTCGACCGGGTGAATTTCGGGTATGCAGCGCTCGAGATGAACAGTGCCCTTTCGCTGTCCCCGGAAGTGTTCGGGCTTCTTTCGGGTTTGTTTTTCATCGGGTACCTGATCTTCGAGATCCCCAGCAACATGATCCTCCATAAGATCGGGGCACGGGTCTGGATAGCCCGCATCATGATCAGCTGGGGAATTGTTGTCATCGTCACTGCGGCAGCCACAGACGCATTCCAGCTCGGCATCCTCCGCTTTGTTCTGGGTATTGCCGAGGCCGGCTTCTTCCCGGGATTAATCCTCTATATTACCCTCTGGTTCCGGGAGCGGGAGCTTGCCCGGGCGGTCGCCCTCTTCATGGCGGCACTTGCGGTCTCCAATATCATAGGCGCACCAGTCTCGACGTGGATCCTGGATAACATCAGCTGGCTGGGCATCGCCGGGTGGCGCTGGCTCTTTGTCCTCGAAGGAATACCGGCAGTGATCCTCGGTATCGTTACCTGGTTTTACTTAACGGACAGGCCTTCGGACGCCACCTGGCTTGCGGACGACGAGAAAGCGTGGCTGACCGGCGAACTCGACCGGGAACGGATGGAGAGGATCCGTAAGGGTGCGCATACCACGTTCCGGGCCGTGATAACGGACAGGACGGTCTGGCACCTGGGCCTTGTGTACAGCCTTGTTACGATTGGTTTGTACGGGCTCGGGTTCTGGATGCCCCAGATCATCCGCTCCCTGAACCCGGACTTCTCCAATTTCGAGATCGGCCTCTGGATGATGATCCCGTTCATTGCTGCATTCATCTGCATGATCCTCTGGAGCCGGCATTCCGACCGGCAGAATGAGCGTCGCTGGCATACCGCACTACCCCCGCTTGCGGGAGGGTGTGCCCTTGCCGGAGCCGGGCTCGTTTCATCATCAAATCCGTTCCTCGCCTTCGGCCTGCTCGTTATCGCTACGGTTGGAATTTACTGTTTCTTTGGCCCGTTCTGGACGCTGCCGTCCGTGTTCCTCACAGGAGCTGCGGCAGCAATCGGTATTGCCGTGGTAAATTCTATCGGGAACATCGGCGGGTTTGTCGGCCCGTCGCTTATGGGGGGCATAGTCGGAATTACCGGCAGTACCGAGAGCGGGCTTGTCATTATCGGGGCATGTCTCGTTCTCTGCAGTATCCTCACGCTCCTGGTCCGCAGGCAACCGGCGGAGTAA
- a CDS encoding SdpI family protein: protein MARVAEVIRGWLGWCPMTAAAQNGIKGQPAAATPETGDDAGPVTRRTVLYLRLTWIVIALSWLIAIASLPYLPKTVPVHWNLFGVADGFSGRLLGAFSLPVITTIVAVFLMVLPRSGSIRESVSRVRDIYSIMIFATVSFLVAMEGIILLSSSGMDLPMVTIFPVLFGFLFIVIGSLLPHIGRNPTMGIRFPWTLRDEWVWKRTHEHGGPVFVIAGVVIVLGSPFAGIWALALMLVLVLGSTLYITIWSYRLAVNGKGNGEEKPCS, encoded by the coding sequence ATGGCTCGCGTTGCCGAAGTCATACGCGGGTGGCTGGGCTGGTGCCCGATGACCGCAGCGGCACAGAACGGGATAAAGGGACAACCAGCGGCTGCAACACCGGAAACGGGTGACGATGCCGGGCCGGTAACACGGCGGACGGTGCTGTACCTGCGGCTGACGTGGATTGTCATTGCCTTATCATGGCTCATTGCGATTGCAAGCCTTCCATACCTCCCGAAAACAGTACCGGTCCACTGGAACCTGTTTGGCGTGGCTGACGGGTTCTCCGGCAGGCTCCTGGGCGCATTCAGCCTCCCGGTGATCACCACGATTGTCGCGGTCTTCCTGATGGTTCTCCCCCGGTCCGGCAGCATACGGGAATCCGTGAGCAGGGTCCGTGACATTTACAGTATCATGATCTTCGCGACGGTCAGTTTCCTTGTCGCCATGGAGGGAATAATACTCCTGTCATCCTCAGGTATGGATCTCCCGATGGTCACCATCTTTCCCGTATTATTCGGGTTTCTCTTCATTGTGATCGGCAGCCTGTTACCCCATATCGGCCGGAACCCCACCATGGGGATACGGTTCCCCTGGACACTCCGCGACGAGTGGGTCTGGAAGAGGACGCACGAACATGGAGGCCCGGTTTTCGTCATCGCCGGGGTAGTGATCGTGCTGGGGAGCCCGTTCGCCGGCATCTGGGCCCTGGCGCTGATGCTTGTCCTTGTTCTTGGATCTACCCTGTACATCACGATCTGGTCGTACCGGCTGGCGGTGAACGGGAAAGGAAACGGGGAGGAAAAACCATGCTCGTAA
- a CDS encoding DUF6159 family protein has translation MLVKLSEIIRHYLGWCPNADARPMRTAPVIATPPVNIQQSSPDGGTGGSGRIDRGAKLAMGSIKILIRNKRLLWFSLLSGLVLLFSLATNMYIEIISGTNPFPGTGFVTGAGTILIAKGSFPWLASTFVVGFISTFLTCYLLAGLIACASQILSGRIITLREGLSRAGDHIRPLAGWAVIGPLVGIGLSFVTNNYTASLPTILISMGITVVFGALTMFVVPAIVLSEEGLFPAILKSIVMFRKLWGEIIVCAGIFFLIVFGIYLVAMVPIIMIGFSSGSTALVVVAIILAMLVMMVILFIGSTIVGIATFGLYTYGTTDRIPGLYTEIPGSERTS, from the coding sequence ATGCTCGTAAAACTGAGTGAAATTATACGACACTATCTCGGGTGGTGCCCGAATGCCGATGCACGGCCGATGCGCACTGCACCGGTTATTGCAACGCCGCCGGTTAACATACAACAATCATCACCGGACGGGGGGACAGGGGGATCAGGACGGATCGACCGGGGAGCAAAGCTCGCCATGGGCAGTATAAAAATCCTGATCAGGAACAAGCGGCTGCTCTGGTTCTCGCTCCTGTCGGGACTGGTCCTTCTGTTCAGTCTTGCAACAAACATGTACATCGAGATTATTTCCGGAACCAACCCATTTCCCGGAACCGGCTTTGTAACCGGTGCCGGAACAATCCTTATCGCCAAAGGATCGTTCCCGTGGCTGGCCTCGACATTTGTTGTAGGGTTCATCAGTACATTCCTCACGTGCTACCTGTTGGCCGGGTTGATTGCTTGTGCCTCACAGATCCTTTCGGGGAGAATAATCACGCTCCGGGAAGGGCTGTCCCGGGCCGGAGACCACATTCGGCCTCTCGCGGGCTGGGCAGTTATTGGTCCTCTTGTGGGGATAGGGCTCTCGTTCGTCACGAATAATTATACTGCCAGCCTTCCCACGATCCTCATTTCAATGGGGATAACGGTTGTTTTCGGCGCTCTTACGATGTTTGTTGTCCCGGCTATTGTCCTGAGTGAGGAGGGCCTGTTTCCTGCTATCCTGAAGTCGATAGTGATGTTCCGGAAACTGTGGGGGGAGATTATCGTCTGCGCCGGTATTTTTTTCCTGATCGTTTTTGGAATATACCTGGTAGCGATGGTCCCCATAATCATGATCGGTTTTTCATCCGGAAGTACTGCGCTCGTAGTAGTTGCGATTATCCTGGCCATGCTGGTGATGATGGTTATCCTGTTCATCGGCTCGACTATCGTGGGTATCGCCACTTTTGGACTCTATACGTATGGAACAACCGACCGGATACCAGGGTTGTATACAGAGATTCCGGGAAGTGAACGCACATCATGA
- a CDS encoding DUF6159 family protein has product MMKTAPAVLSTPPATVHPLEPDGGAGGAGRIGRGAGIVADSIKTLVRNRQLLWFSVLTGIVIAFMFIAQYTLHVLGSYPYEMINSSLWPILTFIIELVSVFCLCFLLAGLVLNRSSDPRGKAGSFRQGLSKAKDHLRPILIWSGIMAILGTGVYFLIQSTGDLTITSLIIRFPFGYIMEPEAYGPGPIAGGFHIMYAAGSTFLMMVINVILLVLTLFVIPVLALEKKSLSYALGESARLVRQCWGEILVCFFILGIIFIAFTLLSGVFQIIFSAVELNGQFWYEFYYMRGWAAVALVYMAAWTVLVLIGATLAGIAIQNLYQYAKTGMMPGAPEGIPEVQTSD; this is encoded by the coding sequence ATGATGAAAACAGCACCCGCGGTGCTCTCAACGCCACCTGCTACCGTTCACCCGCTTGAGCCGGATGGCGGCGCGGGGGGAGCGGGGCGGATTGGCCGGGGTGCAGGGATTGTGGCGGACAGCATAAAGACGCTTGTCAGGAACCGGCAGCTGCTCTGGTTCTCGGTCCTGACGGGCATTGTAATAGCATTTATGTTCATCGCACAGTACACTCTCCATGTCCTCGGATCCTACCCGTACGAGATGATCAACTCGTCCCTCTGGCCGATCCTGACATTTATTATCGAACTGGTCAGTGTCTTTTGTCTCTGCTTCCTGCTGGCCGGCCTTGTCCTGAACCGGTCATCAGATCCTCGGGGGAAAGCTGGATCCTTCCGCCAGGGATTATCAAAAGCAAAAGATCATCTCCGGCCCATTCTTATCTGGTCCGGGATTATGGCCATTTTGGGAACCGGCGTCTATTTCCTGATCCAGTCCACCGGTGATCTCACGATAACCTCACTGATTATCCGGTTTCCCTTTGGCTATATCATGGAGCCGGAAGCCTACGGCCCGGGCCCCATTGCCGGGGGATTCCACATAATGTATGCCGCCGGTTCAACATTCCTGATGATGGTGATCAATGTCATCTTACTGGTCCTGACCCTTTTCGTGATCCCGGTTCTGGCTCTTGAGAAAAAGTCGCTGTCCTATGCTCTTGGAGAATCGGCCAGGCTGGTAAGACAGTGCTGGGGAGAGATCCTGGTCTGTTTCTTCATCCTTGGCATCATATTCATCGCGTTTACCCTTTTATCGGGAGTATTCCAGATCATATTCAGCGCAGTCGAGCTCAACGGCCAGTTCTGGTACGAGTTCTATTATATGCGGGGATGGGCGGCAGTTGCCCTTGTGTACATGGCAGCCTGGACTGTTCTGGTCCTCATCGGGGCCACACTTGCAGGCATTGCAATCCAGAACCTGTACCAGTATGCAAAGACCGGCATGATGCCCGGAGCACCCGAAGGAATACCGGAGGTACAAACTTCCGACTGA
- a CDS encoding alpha/beta hydrolase: MPYITVGKENSGDIDLYYEDHGSGTPVVLIHGWPLSGASWEKQEQALLDAGHRVITYDRRGFGRSGKPATGYNYDTFTNDLHILLTHLDLHDVTLVGFSMGGGEVARYLGTHGSVRVKKAALISAIPPFLLKTADNPGGVDKSVFDGIQQAIHADRLAFLTAFFSNFYNLDIWLEKRISDEAVRLSWNIAAGASPKGTYDCVSAWLEDFRADLARIDIPVLIVHGDADRICPIVATGKRASAAIKGSRFVIIEGGPHGLNWTHAEELNRALLDFIG, translated from the coding sequence ATGCCCTACATTACCGTTGGTAAGGAAAACTCCGGAGATATCGATCTCTATTACGAGGATCATGGTTCGGGTACACCGGTTGTCCTGATTCATGGCTGGCCGCTGAGTGGCGCTTCGTGGGAGAAGCAGGAACAGGCCCTCCTGGATGCGGGTCACCGGGTCATCACTTACGATCGCCGGGGATTCGGCAGATCCGGCAAGCCGGCAACGGGGTATAATTACGATACCTTCACGAATGACCTGCACATCCTTCTGACCCACCTTGACCTGCACGATGTCACGCTGGTCGGATTCTCGATGGGTGGCGGTGAGGTTGCCCGGTACCTGGGAACCCATGGCTCCGTGCGGGTAAAGAAAGCAGCCCTCATCTCCGCGATCCCCCCGTTCCTCCTGAAGACTGCTGATAACCCCGGGGGCGTGGACAAGAGTGTGTTCGATGGGATCCAGCAGGCAATTCATGCCGATCGCTTGGCATTTCTCACCGCCTTTTTTTCGAACTTCTACAACCTGGATATCTGGCTGGAGAAACGGATCAGCGACGAGGCAGTCCGGCTCAGCTGGAATATCGCTGCCGGCGCCTCGCCAAAAGGGACCTATGACTGCGTATCCGCCTGGCTGGAGGATTTCCGGGCGGACCTTGCCCGAATCGATATCCCCGTTCTCATCGTCCACGGGGATGCCGACCGTATCTGTCCCATTGTCGCAACGGGAAAACGTGCCAGTGCAGCGATCAAAGGAAGCAGGTTTGTGATAATCGAAGGAGGACCGCACGGCCTGAACTGGACGCATGCGGAGGAACTCAACCGGGCATTGCTGGACTTTATCGGGTAG
- a CDS encoding SDR family oxidoreductase yields the protein MNSPLILVTGSTDGIGKVTATELALGEAEVILHGRDEKKGKRVQGELEKMTGGIRPDLVIADFSRQDQIRIMATDIVSRYSHLDVLVNDAGTYQKARHQTQEGIELTFAVNYLGPFLLTHMLLPLFRKKSRIVTVASSAHEDVDRIDWDNLPQQRLYDPWGAYALSKFADVTFTYTLARNLEGTGITANCLHPGVVNTKLSRSAAPGIVTITPEEGAQTPIWLARSPEVAGVSGRYYDDKRPIRSSALTYNREVQERLWKMAEDLTGITGEKS from the coding sequence GTGAACAGTCCACTCATACTTGTCACGGGCTCCACGGACGGTATTGGAAAAGTCACGGCAACCGAACTAGCTCTCGGGGAAGCAGAAGTAATCCTTCACGGAAGGGATGAAAAGAAAGGCAAACGTGTGCAAGGGGAACTGGAAAAAATGACCGGGGGAATCCGCCCCGATCTTGTTATCGCCGACTTCTCCCGTCAGGACCAGATCCGCATCATGGCCACTGACATCGTGTCACGCTATTCCCATCTCGACGTCCTTGTCAATGATGCAGGGACCTACCAGAAGGCACGACATCAGACGCAGGAAGGAATCGAGCTCACATTTGCGGTGAACTATCTCGGACCATTCCTTCTCACCCACATGTTGCTCCCACTGTTCCGGAAAAAATCCCGGATTGTCACCGTTGCTTCAAGTGCCCATGAGGACGTGGATCGTATCGACTGGGACAACCTGCCACAACAACGCCTCTACGATCCCTGGGGTGCCTATGCGCTGTCGAAATTTGCTGATGTGACCTTCACCTACACCCTTGCCCGTAACCTCGAGGGGACCGGGATTACTGCCAACTGCCTCCATCCCGGGGTCGTCAACACGAAGCTCTCCCGGTCCGCAGCCCCCGGCATTGTTACCATCACGCCGGAAGAGGGTGCACAGACCCCGATCTGGCTCGCACGCTCCCCGGAAGTCGCCGGGGTATCGGGCCGGTATTACGATGACAAGCGTCCCATCCGGTCATCTGCCCTGACGTATAACCGTGAGGTACAGGAACGGCTCTGGAAGATGGCGGAGGACCTGACCGGGATCACCGGGGAGAAGTCGTGA
- a CDS encoding class II SORL domain-containing protein, whose protein sequence is MVQNTFGNLIYTFDAAAGEALGKRESHTPKIEAPAQVKPDEQFILKISVGPHPNTVEHSIRWIMVTFEEEGRAFNPVFLGKISLNPVTTQPEVILNIKLQKSGVFHAVEYCNLHGLWSGKKEIKVK, encoded by the coding sequence ATGGTACAAAACACATTTGGAAACCTGATTTACACGTTTGACGCCGCAGCCGGGGAAGCACTCGGCAAGCGGGAGAGCCACACGCCGAAGATCGAGGCGCCGGCTCAGGTAAAGCCCGATGAACAATTCATCCTGAAAATCTCCGTTGGTCCACACCCGAATACAGTTGAGCACTCCATTCGCTGGATCATGGTAACGTTCGAGGAAGAAGGGCGTGCATTCAACCCGGTCTTTCTCGGGAAGATATCCCTCAATCCGGTGACAACACAGCCGGAAGTGATCCTGAACATCAAACTGCAGAAGAGTGGCGTATTCCACGCAGTGGAGTACTGCAACCTTCACGGATTGTGGTCCGGGAAAAAAGAGATCAAGGTGAAATAA